The DNA region aagtacttcaaactcttgtgatcactaaagatcgtgaacgtactgccataaagataatgcctccaaatcttgagagcatagactatagcagccaactccaaatcatgcgtagggtaATTCTTCTCATGGATCTTCacctgtctcgaagcataagcaatcaccATTTTCTCCTATATCATCACGCAACCCAAGCCAttatgcgaagcatcacagtacacatCAGAGGGTTCTCCCTCCATAGGTAAGGCTAGTACGAGTGCGGCAGTCAACCGCTTTTTCAACTCTTGaaaactagcctcacacttctccgtccatgcaaacggttgattcttcttcgCCTATTGCGTCAACGGAGAAGTTAACTTCGCATAATCCTTGACAAAACGTCTATAGTATCCAGCAAGTCCCACAAAACTTCTAATATCACTTGTTGTCTTCAGTTGCTCCCACGCCAAAATTGACTCAATTTTTCTAGGGTCCACTGCCACACCCTTACTCGATATGACATGACCCAGaaacttcacctcttccatccagaactcacaccTTGACCCATTGGCGTACAGTTCCTTCTCCCGTAGCACTTCCAACACTTGTCGTAGGTGCTCTTCGTGTTTttctttactcttcgagtaaatcagaATATCATCGCTGAAGAcaaccacgaacttgtccagaaaTGGCCTGAACACCCGGTTGATATAATCCATAAACACTGCAGGTGCATTGGTCACTCCGAACGGCATCACAAGGTACTCATAATGCCCataacgagttctgaatgcagtcttctgaATATCAGCCTCCTTAACACAGATCTGGTGATACCCTGACTttagatctatcttcgagaaaatagcagctccccgaagttgatccatcaagtcgtctatccgtggaatcggataacgattcttcatcGTCACCTTGTTAATCTGTCAGTAATCCACACACAGCCTGGACCTTCCatcctttttcttcaccaacAACACCGGTGCTCCCCAAGGCGACACACACTaggtcggataaatcccttcgaggagagatcctccaactgTTTCGCCAACTCCGCCAACTCcgctggtgccatccgatacGGTGTCATCGATATCGGTCCCGTGTCGGGCATTATATCAATGGTGAACTCTGTCTCCCTCACTGGTGGTAATCCAGGCACGTCCTCCGGGAACACATCCACAAAATCTTGCACTAGCGAGATATTTCGCACATCACTATCATTCTTTGCTTCCACCACAATGGAGTTCACGAACGCTGATGAACCCTTCCTCAAAGAGTACGAATTCAAGTAATCCGTAACGCCTGAATCTGGAAACACCACGGCCTTGTTAGCAAAATCCAAGTGAACATGATATTGTGCCAACCAATCCATGCACAGAATCACATCGAGTTGTTTAAGCCCTAAGTAGACGATGTTCGCAAGAAACTTTCGATCCTCGTAGATCAACGGACATTGCAAGCATGTCGTGCGCTTAACTAAACGATCGGCGGCAGGGGTTGTCACCACCAAATCGAAGGGTAACTCTACAATTAGTAGCCCTAGTCTCTTCGCACACTCCTCAGAAATAAACGAAtgtgtagcaccagaatcaaacaAAACCATTAAGGAGATTCCAGCGATAATACACGTACCCTGGATAAGATCATCAGTAGCTTCAGCCTGTTCTCCAGATATTGCAAACACACGTCCTGGAGCAGTAGGTCGCCTTCCCTTAGAAGTATTTAGTACCGGCTCAGCCTTGGCACCATTAGGACAATTCCTCTCGATATACCCTGGCATTTGGCATTTCTAGCACATGATTTCTTTCCCGCActcattggcatagtgccccttcTGATTGCACTTAAAGCAGACAATCTCCTCCTTAGGTACAGTTGCCCCGCCTTTTCCTGTGAAAGGCACTTTGTCATTTGGACGTTGGTAAGGCTTCCTCTGTGGTGCGTTACCCTTATCAAACCTTTCAGCTTGTCTCTTCCCAGAACGAACAGGCCCTCCACTCTCTGGACGACTTCTCTGACGGTTCTTCATAGTCTCTACCTCCCGAGCCTTCTCAACCAGCTGTTGGAAAGCTCTGATCCCCAaaggttgtaagatcaagttttgatctagtagtacaactctatgttttgatgattacaagttaaccttttagtatgaacaattatggtactctaacgtgttttctgagtgtgctcttaacaggctctgaccttgacacAGACtgacacaaatcagaagcattgtgcttaaagagtgatcctAGCAACGATTttgcaatctctatgttcagtctgaacagtagaaaagcttcagaagatctgaagtaatcaagctctgataaggactcagctcacttgaagttctgatgatccagaagttctgaaaacccagacactctgatggttcagatgttctgatggcgtagaagactctgaagatccagaagctgaaaagtggagactctgaagtccagatgcaaaatggctctgaagacctagtacttcgctctgagttcagaatcagaagatacaatggtcagaggatccatgcttccctctgactctaatcaacaagcttcacaagttccaacacgaagcgttcctctgatcagaagtctacaagggtaaaggtcaagtcactatccaaagtacaaaagcagttgtactatcctgacgacctaacctaacattctcagccacagcagaaagctggaaatcccagatctgcccctccaacggtagcatttccatgcagcgttcaaaccctaatccttggagtataaatagaggctgaagattgaaagatgcgttTTGAAGaatcacacacgcgcaagctatactcaaactttctaagcattctttcatcttgaattcattgagtttactacaagctttttagaagcaaccTATTTGTAAACAAtactttcttaaacagttgtttagtttttcctttaggagataaaggttgatcggatcctagagaagactaagagagtgaatcttagtgtgagctaagtcagtgtattgttagtcacttgtaggtttcaagtgcagttgtaacatttacctgattagtggattgccttcatcagaagaaggaagaaatcaccttcacaggtggactggattagcttgagcttttatctcaagtgaaccaggataaaatacttgcgtgctctTTCTTATATTCTCTTGCACcaagttcttatctttaagttttcCAAAACTCCAAAAAGGGAAACATTTATCAAAAACTCTATTCCAACCCCccttttctagtgtttttcgcaccttcaaagGTCTCACAGACTCTTCAATGTCATTCCTCAACCCTCTCATGAAACTGTTGCACAGATACGGTTCATCCACTTGCGCTTGGAAGAAGCGAAAGTGCTTAGACAAGGTATCCTGCCTAGCAGCATACTCTCCAACTGTCATAGCTCCCTGTCTCAGCCCAAGGAACTGATTCTCCATGTCCTCCCTAGCAGTCTCAGGGAAGTACTTATTCATGAAAGCCCTCTTGAAAGAGTCCCAAGTGATAACCACCTGATTAGCAGTCATCAGTTGTCTAGCactcctccaccagtactcagcattaCCCTTCAGCATGAAGGTAGCCAAGTTCACTTTCTCCCTAAATCTTCTCCATCTCTTGTATCCATAAATCAGCTTTCTCTGGCTCCACTTCACCTTGGAATTTAGGTGGACCATGTCGGTTGAAATCAGTTCTCATTCTGATCTGATCCTGTGCCTGATCACGTTCAGCCCTCTTAGCTCTCCTAGCATGCTCCTCGGCATCACGCTGGGCCTGTGCCGCAGTTTGAGCAGCAGCCGTGTTAGCTTGCTGGGTCATTACCTGAGCCTGCTAGGCCATGGCTTGAGCAAGCTGAGCATTGGTTGGGTCCTGTCTCGGAGGCATGATGAAATCCTGCTTAGAAATAGAATCACAACCCAATGTTAGTGCCTCAAATATTAGTAAATAACTTACTGTATAAACAAACAATTTATCTCAAGTATCACGACAATTatactaactacagacaatctcacagccaagcaacCATCTTAGCAAACAGGTCTACCCAAATTTCACCGCATAAACCTAGAAATCACTTCTacccaaaacaaaacacaaaacgAGTTCATAAACTCGTGTGCCCAAAccctagtgctctggtttctcaatcggagctctgataccacaatgtaataCCCTGATTTCtagagtgtcacacagtaaccaaaccgtctcaattttcgtaaagaattttcgtcgttcaattaattaattttcaattagagacaaaagttcattttatgAAACTCTTGAATAATATCAACTTTCAAAAACCATGCGAGAATAATCAATGTCATAGACCTTTCGAAATTAAAACTAACCATTCGATAAACAACCGAAATAAATACGAGTCATCGGTCTGAACCCAAAATCAAATTGCATCAAATTGTTAAACCAAAACTGAAAGCAATAAAATAGTTTCAATGCCCAtcctcggtactctcaacccaaaacaGAAAATGGAAGTCTCTCAAGCCCATAACCCTAATCATTTACCTCGTCGTCATCGTCATGGAGAATTAGCATCCAGGAATGCACCGCGTTCGTGGTCCGGACCATCTGGGCCCCCCCATAACAAACAAGTAAACACATAAATGAGGGTCAAATCCCATGCAAGACTCACAAATAATCACAGTTCAAATGATCATACGATTAATAAGGTCTCATAATCTCACATCTCGAGTTAGCAAACCTAAGGTTTAGTTAGACTAACGTCCTCacatcatccgcagatgaacaacacAAGGGGACCAACACAATCAATCCAAGTCACatggagaccaacacagtcaatccacaagtTCTCAGGGAGACCAACAAAGTCAATCCCTATCCCATGACTCAATCATGGTTATCGCGTGTTGACCAACACAGTGAATCCACAATTCACcatcgcgtgcaagtaaccgtttgtctctaatggcaccatcgttctcatggtccatagcctatACCCTAGAACTACAATCATCACATCACTACTTGCAAGAGAAGTCGCATCTCTAGGATTTACTACTAATGTCATGTTATAGTGGTAAACCATTAAAGCATCATACATAGCACAATAACAAGAGGTCTAGGGTTTAATCCCTTCTCCTCACAAGAGCATCAAATCATCATACATCTCTCATCAAGTAAACAAGGTGAATGCCTAGCCCTAGGGAGTGTAGGGTTTCGGCCATGCATCATCGTTTATCAACTAATTATGTTGTCGTATTCCTTGTCATATCATGAAATAAAATTCCAGCACCTTCATCAATACATGTCTATCAAATTCTACTCGCCTAAACCCTTGTTAATTAGGGTTTCAGCCACAATTAACATATAGGGCAATCAAGgactgttggtcaatctgcaagtgtacagaatttACCcagttttaaattatcgaacctcaGGGAATTAGATTCCAAagtcagtttaagattcaagtgaaggtatgaaaaacggtagaaagggggggtttgaataacgttttcagaataaaacttccaccttaaagattttatcaaatctttcgagaacaaagtacttaagataagagatagaaaagcacacaaggattttatcctggttcacttgataaatccctcaagctaatccagtccacccgttaaggtgatttcttccttcttagaatgaaggcaatccactaatcaggtaaatgttacaactgcacttgaaacctacaagtgactaacaattacactgacttagctcacactaagattcactctcttagtcttctctaggatccgatcaaacttgatctcctaaaggcaaactatacaactgtatatgaagttcttgtttacaaagagaatgcttctaaaaagcttatagtaaacacaatgaaattcagatgaaagaaagcttagaaggtttgaatattgcttgcgcgtgtgtaagttcttctagccgcttctttcaatcttcagcctctatttatactccaaggattagggtttgaacgctgcatggaaatgctaccgttggagggcagttctggaaatttcagcttctgctatggctgagaatgttaggtaggtcgtcaggatagtacatttgcttttgtacttggatagtgacttgacctttaaacctagtactcttctgatcaggggaaaggttcatgttggaacttgtgaagccagttgatctgagtcagagggaagcacatATCCTCTGactgttgtatcttctgattctgaactcagagggaagtacatggtcttcagagtcatcttgcttctggacatcagagtttccacttttcagcttctggatcttcagagtcttctacaccatcagaacatctgaaccttcagagtgtctgggttgtcagagcgtctggatcttcagaacttcaagtgactgagtccatatcagagcttgtaagacttcagatcttctgaagcttttctactgttcagagtgaacatagatgttgcgaaagcgttgcttgggtcactctttaagcacagtgcttctgatttgtgtgagattgaattgaggtcagagcctgtaaatagcacactcagaaaaacacgttagagtaccataattgttcatactaaaatgttaacttgtaataatcaatacatagagttgtactactcgatcaaaacttgatcttacaatctccccctttttgatgatgacaaaactaagtattttgatgaacaattcttaaacaataaactgaattcactcagagtttagggatataaaataagacttatcctgaggtgaatagTTTACTTTGCTCCTTATGAATCCATGTCACAGCTTGATtttgagcatagctccccctgaatctaagacttaatgaaaacgttagaaatgtctagattctgagctaagtaATATaggagttcagagtgaaagtatatgacatagatgaaataaaataatcagagcgcataagtattcagagtcaacgataagtggtatcagagtcaattagaatcacttcagaagaagtgaaatgtattccttgtatttgcccagtgacacatctatggtcataaaggtggaactcttaaattctccaaaagaaaaataaatcacactaacacagcttacacatcaaaaactgggtgtactccccctttttgtcataagcaaaaagtatggggtgtgaaaaacttagcttgaagtacaaggtactcccccttagagaaggtctaagtttaaaaaaaatggagaaataagcgatgcatgaatgagagttaagcgaattaaagaagggagttaatgcaaaagaggaatgtttaccaccggccacgggagtaaatagaagcttcagttaccaaggacttaacctcgagaaactgtaagagcaatgacttccaaggagagaatgaagcttatataaagcgatttagaagagggtaagcttcacacctcgagtAATACCAATtgagaaaatggcatcatacagaatggcattagaagagctcacaagaaaagccttcgaggaagacatgttccttaacatccggcACCCTGATGGCACACGAACGATAcacgagctgacgaagacactgcttgacgAAGACCTTTGTCCAGAGCTGGAGAAGGATTTGAAAGAATTCCTTggcttcgtggaggaaattcaggaACTCAACGAGCTTGAACTGAATTTTCTGGAAGAGAGGGAAGCattggaaaagagactcaagacgacagaagataatctggagagggatgagctgaacaacaaactcaacaacatcccgtatgcattggatcgtctggagaaagagagggtagagcagcgccaagaatgcagaagaatgaggaaggatcctccattctagatttagggacaaaatgtatgatgtaataagCAGAAattattatgaataaagaaaaagattttgcaaacacaagttcatttatatatatgcaatgataaactactagtaagcaaaacatagcaaataatgcaaagaaaatagaaataaagagaaattaagttaagaaaaacgaaagaaatcctaaatcTAAGGCTTATCAGAGCGACGCAGGAGTTagagctagaaggaacattctgagcagattgatgagcttgagtggaatcagaagcagcaggagtgaagaccactggtgcaagagcttgacatctaagagcttcagcttcagcttcaagtctctcagcttctaatcttgcattttcTGCTTGTACAgccgcttgacgtgcagcttcttctgcttgctctttctttcttttggcctcttcaacagcttcaagtaacttagttctttgctgttgttcatgtaGAGCAACTCTTCTGTtaaaccgc from Lotus japonicus ecotype B-129 chromosome 2, LjGifu_v1.2 includes:
- the LOC130736226 gene encoding uncharacterized protein LOC130736226, whose translation is MPGYIERNCPNGAKAEPVLNTSKGRRPTAPGRVFAISGEQAEATDDLIQGTCIIAGISLMVLFDSGATHSFISEECAKRLGLLIVELPFDLVVTTPAADRLVKRTTCLQCPLIYEDRKFLANIVYLGLKQLDVILCMDWLAQYHVHLDFANKAVVFPDSGVTDYLNSYSLRKGSSAFVNSIVVEAKNDSDVRNISLVQDFVDVFPEDVPGLPPVRETEFTIDIMPDTGPISMTPYRMAPAELAELAKQLEDLSSKGFIRPSVCRLGEHRCCW